The window ACTGACTGCAAAAAGGAGAATAATACCCATACCTATTATTTCCGGGATAAATACGCCTGAAGAAGCCGGATTGTATGAATTATTCAGGATTGTCATGAAGTACTCAATAAAACCTCCGGAAATCGTATCTTTTGGAAACTTCCATCCCAGAAGCGGCCAGAAAAGGACTTCAGGTGAATTCCACATCTGGTCCTCAAGCAAGTGACAGAATGACGCACCTGCAACAATAAGGGGTATTTTCCAGCCCTTTTGATAGAAGGCATAAGCTGCAACCAGCCCCAGCAGGACTCCGAAGAGAAGGGTATGGGCAAAGATTCGCCCGCTTCCTATAGTCTCAGCAAGAATTATCCTTCCAAGGGGTTTATCGATAAAATCCGGAAGAAGAGCCCCAAAAGCGATCCATTTTAAGTTTACCGGAATATTCTTTTCCGGAAATAAACGGTTAAGGGAATAGAAAACCCCCAGAGTAATCCCTATATGCCCAAAAATAAACATCAGTATGAAAAAGTTAAGT is drawn from Methanosarcina lacustris Z-7289 and contains these coding sequences:
- a CDS encoding metal-dependent hydrolase codes for the protein MFIFGHIGITLGVFYSLNRLFPEKNIPVNLKWIAFGALLPDFIDKPLGRIILAETIGSGRIFAHTLLFGVLLGLVAAYAFYQKGWKIPLIVAGASFCHLLEDQMWNSPEVLFWPLLGWKFPKDTISGGFIEYFMTILNNSYNPASSGVFIPEIIGMGIILLFAVSRIRSKIDEKKIISQAMKEEAKEQD